In Populus alba chromosome 1, ASM523922v2, whole genome shotgun sequence, a single window of DNA contains:
- the LOC118063590 gene encoding probable LRR receptor-like serine/threonine-protein kinase At1g53430: MALWPSLLPETFSVLVFGFVVLNCFGVDKFGSHPLLPLDEVQILQTISNKLNIRNWTTINQTSCGSPQWNQASSDDKTQSIVTCNCTFEKGSVCHVTNIRVKRYNLNGVLPEELGDLPHLLEIDLTRNYINGTIPPRLAQLPNLKILSLIVNRLTGPIPPEIGNITTLEELVLEDNLLGGHLPPDLGNLTSLKRLLLSANNFSGTIPDTFGNLKNLNDFRIDGSELSGKIPDFIGNWTNITTLDLQGTSMEGPIPSTISLLKKLTTLRISDLKGSSSTFPDLKDMTKMEKLILRNCSMTGKILQSLGNMADLKTLDLSFNKLTDQIPGPLQSLKNMSFMFLNNNLLTGEVPAWILESKEALDLSYNNFTGSVQSTQSNCRQLPVNLVASHVSTGINNISWCLNKDLVCPIKPPQYHSLFINCGGRRETVGDNEYEDDATSGGAAKFESSSERWGYSSTGTHIGTENGAYIATNSYGLNVTGEGFYQTARLAPQSLKYYGLCMLAGSYKVQLHFAEIMYSNSQTFSSLGRRIFDISIQGKVVETNFNIMEEAGGVGIGITKVYDGIIVNGSTLEIHLYWSGKGTTAVPDRGVYGPLISAITVTPNFKVDNGGGLSVGAIIGIVAASCVLAALILLVLRKKGYLGGKDLEDKELRALDLQTGYFSLRQIKHATNNFDPANKIGEGGFGPVYKGMLSDGSVIAVKQLSAKSKQGNREFVNEIGMISALQHPHLVKLYGCCIEGNQLLLVYEYLENNSLARALFGRDEHQIKLDWQTRKKILLGIAKGLTYLHEESRLKIVHRDIKATNVLLDKDLNAKISDFGLAKLDEEENTHISTRIAGTIGYMAPEYAMRGYLTDKADVYSFGVVVLEIVSGKSNTNYRPKEEFVYLLDWAYVLQEQGNLLELVDPSLGSNYSKIEALRMLNLALLCTNPSPTLRPSMSSAVKMHEGQIPVQAPIVKRSTMNQDARFKAFELLSHDSQTHVSNGSQSSRIQKSISMDGPWMDSEFSIESKDEIIEYSSSTKLLKDLYDVNLD, encoded by the exons ATGGCGTTGTGGCCATCACTACTGCCGGAGACTTTCTCTGTTTTGGTTTTTGGATTTGTGGTGTTGAATTGCTTTGGTGTGGACAAGTTTGGATCCCATCCTCTCTTGCCATTAGATGAAG TGCAAATTCTTCAAACCATATCCAACAAGTTGAACATCAGAAACTGGACCACCATCAATCAAACTTCTTGCGGTAGTCCACAGTGGAACCAGGCGTCCAGCGACGACAAAACTCAAAGCATTGTTACATGCAACTGTACATTTGAGAAGGGCTCCGTCTGTCATGTCACTAACAT AAGAGTGAAAAGATATAATTTGAATGGAGTTCTCCCAGAGGAACTAGGAGACCTTCCTCATCTGCTTGAAAT TGATCTGACTCGCAACTACATTAATGGAACAATCCCTCCAAGACTTGCTCAGCTCCCTAACCTTAAGATTTT GTCTCTCATCGTTAACCGTCTCACCGGCCCAATTCCCCCGGAAATAGGCAACATTACCACACTGGAGGAGCT GGTCCTGGAAGATAATCTGCTAGGAGGCCATCTTCCTCCAGACCTTGGAAATTTGACAAGCTTAAAAAGACT TCTTCTTTCCGCAAACAATTTTTCAGGAACAATACCAGACACATTTGgcaatttaaagaatttaaatgaTTT TAGGATAGATGGAAGTGAACTGTCAGGGAAGATACCTGACTTTATTGGGAACTGGACCAACATTACGACATT GGATTTGCAAGGAACATCCATGGAGGGTCCTATTCCCTCTACCATTTcactgttaaaaaaattaacaacttt GAGAATATCGGATTTGAAAGGATCCAGTTCAACTTTCCCTGATCTGAAAGATATgacaaaaatggaaaaact GATTCTGAGAAATTGCTCAATGACTGGTAAAATCCTACAATCCCTTGGAAATATGGCAGACCTAAAAACTCT AGATCTGAGCTTTAACAAGTTGACAGACCAGATTCCTGGCCCATTACAgagtttgaaaaatatgagcTTCAT GTTTCTGAATAACAACTTACTAACTGGAGAAGTGCCTGCTTGGATACTGGAAAGCAAGGAAGCCTT GGATCTATCTTACAACAATTTTACTGGGTCAGTTCAGTCAACTCAGTCAAATTGTCGACAGCTACCAGT GAATTTAGTTGCTAGTCATGTGTCAACTGGGATTAACAA TATTTCTTGGTGCTTGAACAAGGACCTTGTTTGCCCAATAAAACCTCCTCAAT ACCATTCCTTGTTCATAAACTGTGGAGGGAGAAGGGAGACTGTTGGTGATAATGAATATGAAGACGACGCAACTTCAGGGGGGGCAGCTAAATTTGAATCTTCATCAGAAAGATGGGGTTATAGCAGTACAGGGACTCATATTGGCACTGAAAACGGCGCTTACATAGCAACAAATTCTTATGGTCTGAATGTGACCGGTGAAGGTTTTTACCAAACTGCTCGCCTTGCCCCTCAATCACTCAAGTACTATGGCCTGTGCATGCTGGCGGGCAGTTACAAAGTGCAGCTGCACTTTGCTGAAATTATGTATTCCAATAGTCAGACTTTTAGCAGCCTTGGGAGGCGGATATTTGATATATCAATTCAA GGGAAGGTAGTTGAGACAAATTTCAATATTATGGAGGAAGCTGGAGGTGTTGGTATTGGCATCACTAAGGTATATGATGGTATAATTGTTAATGGTAGCACACTGGAGATACACTTATACTGGTCAGGCAAAGGTACTACTGCGGTTCCTGACAGGGGTGTCTACGGACCTCTCATATCTGCCATTACAGTGACTCCAA ACTTTAAGGTGGATAATGGTGGCGGATTATCAGTTGGAGCTATTATTGGCATTGTAGCTGCTTCATGTGTGCTTGCGGCATTAATTCTGCTGGTCCTCCGGAAGAAAGGTTACTTGGGAGGGAAGGACCTTGAAGATAAAG AACTCCGTGCTCTAGATCTCCAAACTGGTTATTTCAGCCTAAGGCAAATTAAACATGCGACCAATAATTTTGACCCTGCAAATAAGATAGGAGAAGGAGGATTTGGTCCAGTTTACaag GGTATGTTGTCAGATGGTTCTGTAATTGCTGTGAAGCAGTTATCGGCCAAATCAAAACAAGGAAATCGTGAATTTGTGAATGAGATAGGCATGATATCTGCCTTGCAGCATCCCCATCTCGTGAAGCTGTATGGCTGTTGCATTGAAGGAAATCAGTTGTTGTTAGTATATGAATACTTGGAAAACAATAGCCTTGCTCGGGCTCTTTTTG GTCGTGATGAACACCAGATTAAACTGGACTggcaaacaagaaagaaaatattgctGGGAATTGCAAAGGGATTAACTTATCTTCATGAAGAGTCAAGGCTGAAGATTGTACACAGAGACATAAAGGCAACTAATGTGCTGCTTGATAAGGATCTAAATGCCAAGATATCTGACTTTGGTTTAGCTAAGCTTGACGAAGAAGAAAACACTCATATTAGCACGCGGATTGCTGGGACAAT AGGTTATATGGCTCCAGAATATGCTATGAGGGGTTACTTGACAGATAAAGCAGATGTTTACAGCTTTGGGGTTGTTGTTCTAGAAATTGTCAGTGGGAAGAGCAACACGAATTACAGGCCGAAGGAGGAGTTTGTTTATCTTCTTGATTGG GCCTATGTCCTGCAAGAGCAAGGAAACCTTCTAGAGCTTGTGGATCCGAGCCTTGGTTCAAACTACTCAAAAATAGAGGCATTGAGGATGCTTAACTTGGCTCTCTTGTGCACCAACCCATCTCCCACTTTGAGGCCATCAATGTCTTCTGCAGTGAAGATGCATGAGGGTCAAATTCCAGTCCAAGCTCCGATAGTCAAGCGCAGTACCATGAACCAGGATGCAAGGTTCAAAGCCTTTGAGCTTCTCTCACATGATAGCCAAACACACGTCTCAAATGGATCTCAAAGCAGTCGGATACAGAAGAGCATATCAATGGATGGACCGTGGATGGATTCTGAATTTTCTATCGAAAGTAAGGATGAGATCATAGAATATTCCTCATCGACCAAGCTTCTTAAGGATCTTTACGACGTCAACTTAGATTGA